From a single Bacteroidota bacterium genomic region:
- a CDS encoding T9SS type A sorting domain-containing protein — MRNLVLVFALLICSWNLNAQNGLENIIVEKYYISDGNDTIANLDGGVLPVGSVTYRVYVDMLPGYKFQVCYGVPTHELRIETTTLFFNNEDRGSTSPNFSFTNAAKNTVMLDSWLSVGAACNGYMGILKSDDNGVGNIVNNYTPQVLQNADPAAGIPLTQQDGLIAGTPEAFTELGITNELAVFDNQNDGTNGPVFSTFNGSWVALNGTYGPDTIENKVLIAQITTDGTFCFQLNVQLRTPTPGIVENYVALNPTGAEILFPGLNYCSTTGSPEFTVEGPAFSVYPNPSFDLFSMWIFASRQSGHYSYRIYSLDGKQMFSKDLGVQQQDMMEKIDLTSFAPGIYMVELSLNGQTTTRRVVKN, encoded by the coding sequence ATGAGAAATTTAGTTTTAGTATTCGCCCTGCTTATCTGCAGTTGGAATCTGAATGCCCAAAATGGTCTTGAAAATATTATTGTTGAAAAATATTATATTTCAGACGGCAATGATACAATTGCAAATCTGGACGGTGGAGTTTTACCGGTGGGTTCCGTTACCTATCGCGTGTATGTAGATATGTTGCCCGGCTATAAATTTCAGGTATGTTATGGTGTACCTACACACGAATTAAGAATTGAAACCACCACGTTGTTTTTTAATAATGAAGATCGTGGATCAACCTCGCCAAATTTCTCTTTTACAAATGCAGCGAAGAATACGGTGATGCTGGATTCATGGTTGTCCGTAGGAGCAGCTTGTAACGGGTATATGGGAATCCTTAAATCAGATGATAACGGTGTTGGCAATATTGTAAATAATTATACACCTCAGGTATTGCAAAATGCAGATCCTGCCGCGGGTATTCCATTAACGCAGCAGGATGGCTTAATCGCCGGTACGCCGGAGGCATTTACTGAGTTAGGAATTACAAATGAATTAGCCGTTTTTGATAATCAGAATGATGGGACGAATGGGCCTGTGTTTTCAACTTTCAATGGCTCCTGGGTGGCATTAAATGGAACGTATGGTCCTGATACGATCGAAAATAAAGTATTGATTGCTCAAATAACTACCGACGGCACCTTTTGTTTTCAATTGAATGTTCAATTACGCACTCCAACTCCGGGCATTGTGGAGAATTATGTAGCGCTCAATCCAACAGGAGCTGAAATTCTTTTTCCGGGATTGAATTATTGTTCTACTACCGGAAGTCCGGAATTTACAGTGGAAGGTCCCGCATTCAGCGTTTATCCTAATCCCTCGTTTGATTTATTCAGCATGTGGATTTTCGCATCGAGACAATCCGGTCATTATAGTTACAGGATTTATTCTTTGGATGGAAAGCAGATGTTTAGTAAAGATTTGGGAGTGCAGCAACAAGACATGATGGAGAAAATTGATTTGACATCTTTTGCTCCCGGAATTTATATGGTGGAACTTTCATTGAATGGTCAAACTACTACTCGTCGGGTTGTAAAAAATTAA
- a CDS encoding T9SS type A sorting domain-containing protein has protein sequence MKKLLLFLAFVIMAKSGFTQNGLEGIIVEKYYISNAADAAGSVGVLPSGSTTYRIYVDMLPGYTFQAAYGVAGHELRFQTTTSFFNNEDFGSTVPTYSKNNARFNTVMLDSWLTGGAACALNHGILKSEDNVAAGGATVINANGILANADPNAGIPLTTQDGLYTGTPASVTVLGFTPAQLSVFDNVSNAGNLISTTNASWAVLGGASGPTAANKVLIAQFTTSGTFSFKLNVQLGTPTPGVSQNFVAENPVGSEILFPGLIYPAPSNPTALVSIVSNTAFPTCAGTSVTFTATPTNGGATPTFQWKKNNANVGTNSPTYTLTGLNNNDQVKCIMTSSIAGALNNPATSNTITALVNPAPTATISATGPTTFCNQSNLCTLSTQNIGGLNYQWTKNNNNIAGATSLTYVPTTKGTYKVKATTINGCTDLSSGIAIVVNALPTATKTVTGPTTFCSGTNACTITANAGAGLTYQWTKGAALTPISGATNISFQPTTSNNYYKVIVTNANGCTKASPATAITVNTTPPATITAQGPLTFCAGDSVTLVANSGAGLTYQWLRGVNNIAGATTGSYKAKIAGTYKVQVTSSAGCSKLSTGKKVVINCREGVESEENYTLSVYPNPSTGAFTLNYLSEDIIDANATIAIVDMMGRVVYSEAVEVIEGQLFKQVNMENQFAGGVYLVRLQMGEKSVVSKLLVE, from the coding sequence ATGAAAAAACTATTACTGTTCCTGGCCTTTGTTATCATGGCAAAGTCAGGTTTTACGCAAAATGGACTGGAAGGTATAATTGTAGAGAAATACTACATTTCCAATGCGGCTGACGCTGCAGGAAGTGTTGGTGTTTTGCCGAGTGGTTCCACCACTTATCGTATTTATGTTGATATGTTGCCGGGATATACTTTTCAGGCAGCTTACGGAGTAGCTGGTCATGAGTTGCGTTTTCAAACCACTACTTCATTTTTTAACAATGAAGATTTCGGATCAACCGTTCCAACATACAGTAAAAACAATGCTCGTTTTAACACTGTAATGCTCGATTCCTGGTTAACAGGTGGAGCAGCTTGCGCATTAAATCATGGTATTTTAAAATCAGAAGACAATGTTGCGGCAGGCGGTGCTACTGTTATCAATGCGAATGGAATTCTTGCCAATGCGGATCCCAACGCAGGTATTCCACTTACCACACAGGATGGTCTTTATACCGGAACTCCTGCAAGTGTTACCGTACTCGGTTTCACACCGGCACAGTTAAGCGTGTTTGATAATGTAAGTAATGCCGGTAACTTAATTTCTACCACTAATGCCTCTTGGGCAGTTTTAGGTGGTGCTTCAGGTCCTACTGCTGCGAATAAAGTACTGATCGCTCAATTCACAACCAGTGGTACTTTCTCCTTTAAGCTGAATGTGCAATTGGGTACTCCAACCCCGGGCGTTTCTCAGAATTTCGTTGCTGAAAATCCGGTGGGAAGTGAGATTCTTTTCCCGGGACTTATCTATCCTGCTCCTTCCAATCCAACTGCACTTGTTTCAATAGTAAGTAACACAGCTTTCCCTACATGTGCCGGAACAAGTGTAACGTTTACCGCTACACCAACTAATGGCGGAGCAACACCAACCTTTCAATGGAAAAAGAATAATGCTAATGTTGGAACAAATAGTCCCACATATACTTTAACGGGATTGAATAATAATGATCAGGTGAAATGTATCATGACTTCCAGTATTGCCGGTGCTTTAAATAATCCTGCCACATCAAATACTATTACTGCCCTGGTAAATCCCGCTCCTACTGCCACTATTTCTGCTACCGGTCCTACCACTTTTTGTAATCAATCTAACCTTTGTACACTAAGCACACAGAATATTGGCGGATTAAATTATCAATGGACCAAGAACAATAATAATATCGCAGGTGCTACCAGTTTAACATATGTACCAACTACAAAGGGTACTTATAAAGTGAAAGCAACTACGATCAATGGTTGTACTGACTTATCTTCCGGTATAGCCATTGTTGTAAATGCATTACCAACTGCTACAAAAACAGTAACCGGTCCGACTACTTTCTGTTCAGGAACCAATGCTTGTACGATCACGGCTAATGCCGGTGCAGGATTAACGTATCAGTGGACAAAAGGTGCTGCTTTAACACCGATTTCCGGGGCTACAAATATCAGTTTCCAACCTACCACTTCAAATAACTACTATAAGGTTATTGTAACCAATGCCAATGGATGTACTAAAGCATCTCCTGCAACAGCCATTACCGTTAATACAACACCTCCTGCAACAATTACTGCTCAGGGCCCACTCACTTTCTGTGCCGGTGACAGTGTGACATTAGTCGCTAACAGTGGTGCAGGTTTGACGTATCAATGGTTACGTGGTGTAAACAATATTGCCGGTGCTACAACCGGTTCTTACAAAGCAAAAATTGCCGGGACATATAAAGTGCAGGTAACAAGTTCTGCTGGTTGTTCGAAATTGTCTACAGGTAAAAAAGTAGTCATCAATTGTCGCGAAGGTGTTGAATCAGAGGAAAATTATACCCTGAGTGTTTATCCAAATCCTTCAACCGGTGCATTTACTTTGAATTATCTATCAGAGGACATCATTGATGCCAATGCCACTATTGCCATTGTAGATATGATGGGACGAGTGGTGTATTCAGAGGCAGTGGAAGTAATAGAGGGTCAACTCTTCAAGCAAGTGAATATGGAAAACCAATTTGCCGGTGGTGTATATCTCGTCCGACTTCAGATGGGCGAGAAAAGCGTCGTGTCGAAGTTACTTGTTGAATAA
- a CDS encoding carboxypeptidase-like regulatory domain-containing protein, translating to MQKFIVLIVLLLSLGKSFGQGIVRGKVTDKNGESLIGVTLVVKGNTSIGAATDLDGNYSISIKENAPFVLVVTYIGFNTIEEAITLTNNEVVVKNFTMQSSSVEVKEVEISAKAVKAADYYMENMKKQSSTTIDYVSSETIRKTGDNSVTSAISRVTGVSNTSAGFITVRGIGDRYLKTSVNGSVIPTLDPFTNNIKLDFIPANLVDNIIITKTASPDLPGSWAGAYVSVETKDYPEQLTVAAETQIGYNTQSTFQNVLGGERSTTDWLGFDDGSRDRSHGGFIDYVARPTQFQEMVALGLGNFYLGLGITQSWDPTSQAGIDLFKLGLVELGLLAPALINDPAAFNQALSTYQTGLALDAFSTINTPATEQNKKFSNSWLIGRRKAPLNFSQSFGIANQIKTGKQSALGFLFGLRYGNSVQYDNDAKLNRFRLEGNTFFSTQQFTRESNNWSALMKLSYKINPNHSVGFLFMPNVGGSNNLRTIVGTGIFEDQPDAIYYSNDQFYEERQQLIYQVTSDHYLPFAKARIHMDASYTEGNSDIPDFRSLSTFLLNGQLLSGLGNLPNTRDYRYLGENLFDSRLSIEIPLAEKPGKSRKIKLGGAYTYLDREFNQFQYILGGTDSSGNILTGSYLIPDNNMDAFLNPSNFGIQSYDFQGLPKRRSNIIYIENDVPGNRTIGYSEVIAYYAMIDYSLSYKWRASGGLRVEHVDIFADIYEYDRLGYAPGDIRRKAPGDNFLANPGIINVTKLLPSLNVVYKYRDDESKSINVRANYSRTAAYPSIREITENNILDFELRSFVFGNSTLKPADVDNFDLRWEGYFKNASSISVSAFYKKFKNHIELLNFNDANTWTNVDDSYVVGLEVEGVKR from the coding sequence ATGCAGAAATTTATAGTGCTCATCGTATTGCTACTATCCCTTGGTAAATCCTTTGGACAGGGTATTGTTCGCGGAAAAGTAACAGATAAGAACGGTGAATCACTTATTGGAGTTACACTCGTTGTGAAGGGCAACACATCAATAGGTGCGGCGACTGATCTGGATGGGAACTACAGCATTTCAATTAAGGAAAATGCTCCCTTTGTTTTAGTAGTCACCTATATTGGTTTTAATACGATAGAGGAAGCCATTACACTTACCAATAATGAAGTAGTCGTAAAGAATTTTACGATGCAATCCTCTTCTGTAGAAGTAAAGGAAGTAGAGATTTCTGCGAAGGCAGTAAAGGCGGCTGATTATTATATGGAGAATATGAAGAAGCAATCCTCGACAACCATCGACTATGTTTCTTCTGAAACGATTCGGAAAACCGGTGATAATAGTGTGACTTCTGCCATTTCGCGGGTGACCGGTGTTTCAAATACGTCAGCAGGATTTATAACGGTGAGGGGTATAGGCGATCGATATCTGAAGACATCAGTGAATGGTTCGGTGATACCTACATTGGATCCATTTACTAATAACATTAAACTTGATTTCATTCCGGCTAATCTGGTAGATAATATCATCATTACCAAAACCGCTTCTCCGGATTTACCCGGAAGCTGGGCGGGGGCCTATGTTTCGGTCGAGACGAAGGATTATCCGGAACAACTAACTGTAGCTGCGGAAACACAAATTGGATATAATACTCAAAGTACGTTTCAAAATGTATTGGGTGGAGAAAGAAGTACTACGGATTGGCTGGGATTCGATGATGGCTCTCGTGATCGTTCTCATGGTGGCTTTATTGACTATGTCGCAAGACCTACTCAGTTTCAGGAAATGGTTGCGCTTGGACTTGGTAATTTTTATCTGGGCTTAGGAATTACTCAAAGTTGGGATCCTACATCGCAAGCCGGTATTGATCTGTTTAAATTGGGTCTCGTAGAATTAGGCCTTTTGGCACCCGCCTTGATTAATGATCCTGCTGCTTTTAACCAGGCTTTGAGTACCTACCAAACGGGATTAGCACTCGATGCGTTCAGCACCATTAATACACCTGCTACAGAACAGAATAAAAAATTCTCAAACTCATGGCTTATCGGTAGACGGAAAGCACCGTTAAATTTTAGTCAGTCATTTGGTATTGCTAACCAAATTAAAACCGGAAAGCAAAGTGCGCTCGGATTCCTTTTTGGCTTGAGGTATGGCAACAGTGTTCAATATGACAATGATGCAAAATTGAACCGCTTCAGGTTAGAAGGAAATACTTTTTTTTCAACACAGCAGTTTACAAGGGAATCAAACAATTGGAGTGCATTAATGAAACTTTCGTATAAGATTAATCCGAATCATAGTGTTGGATTTTTGTTTATGCCCAATGTAGGAGGATCAAATAATTTAAGAACGATTGTCGGTACAGGTATTTTTGAAGATCAGCCGGATGCTATTTATTATTCAAATGATCAGTTCTATGAAGAACGTCAGCAATTGATTTATCAGGTAACGTCTGATCATTATCTTCCCTTTGCGAAGGCAAGAATTCATATGGATGCCTCTTATACCGAAGGTAACAGTGATATTCCTGATTTTCGAAGTTTAAGTACATTCTTGTTGAATGGTCAATTGCTGAGTGGCCTTGGAAATTTGCCGAACACCCGGGATTATCGTTATCTGGGGGAGAACTTGTTTGACTCCCGTTTATCTATCGAAATTCCATTGGCAGAAAAGCCCGGTAAAAGTCGTAAAATAAAATTAGGCGGTGCCTACACGTATCTCGATCGTGAATTTAATCAATTCCAATATATTTTAGGTGGAACGGATAGTAGCGGTAATATACTTACAGGTTCATATTTAATACCGGATAATAACATGGATGCGTTTTTGAATCCTTCAAACTTCGGCATTCAGTCTTATGATTTTCAAGGATTGCCGAAGAGAAGATCGAATATTATTTATATTGAAAATGATGTTCCCGGTAACAGAACCATTGGTTACAGTGAAGTGATCGCTTATTACGCTATGATTGATTACAGTCTTTCATACAAATGGCGGGCTTCGGGAGGTCTTCGGGTTGAACATGTCGACATCTTTGCCGACATTTATGAATACGACAGATTGGGATATGCTCCCGGCGACATTCGAAGAAAAGCCCCCGGTGATAATTTCCTGGCGAACCCCGGAATCATTAACGTTACTAAATTATTGCCCAGTCTGAACGTGGTATATAAGTACCGTGATGACGAGTCAAAATCAATTAATGTAAGGGCAAATTATAGCCGTACAGCCGCCTACCCCAGCATACGCGAGATCACAGAGAATAATATCCTGGATTTTGAATTAAGGTCGTTCGTATTTGGTAATTCAACATTGAAACCTGCTGATGTAGATAATTTCGACTTGCGTTGGGAAGGATACTTTAAAAATGCCAGTAGCATATCCGTAAGTGCTTTTTATAAGAAGTTTAAAAATCATATTGAATTGTTGAATTTCAATGATGCAAATACCTGGACGAATGTAGATGACTCTTATGTTGTTGGTTTGGAAGTGGAGGGTGTAAAGAGGTAG
- a CDS encoding T9SS type A sorting domain-containing protein, with the protein MKKEILNCRIGVDALVMTLTILIVTACSAMAQIKGLSVETYYISDVNDITDNTGGRSLPLGARTYRIYVELEPGSKVRKVYGDSLHPLSIMSDSVFYNNNDRPSNEFGYEIQASWYEDNPTLALDSWLTLGLASKTHKGILKSKDNDGDIVAGSNNLGGTASIPGGLLVNTDPLMGLPLTTADGLVPNTILKGTWIDVGFKDGFGNDTTIFGADSIGNVFKCYGCALQQTLGVEGPGQDSSRVLVAQLTTTGELKFELNLTLEQTDINGNTVLVDYVATDDTLRPGEVVSPFLSYPLACGCNDPMYLEYSGSYTCLEEDSCKTLIVFGCMDTMACNYNPNANFNISTLCCYPGYCNDLDISLVCPTLNLGRFASSNVLVYPNPSIGPLTVELYADKKQQATLEVYNAMGELVYADRIALSDKVTLSDHDITFLQDGVYLVRVTGDQLNRSIRIVKRNNN; encoded by the coding sequence ATGAAAAAGGAAATACTTAATTGCCGGATAGGTGTTGATGCACTAGTGATGACATTAACAATTCTGATCGTCACCGCATGTTCAGCAATGGCGCAGATAAAGGGATTGTCGGTGGAAACGTATTATATCTCAGATGTCAACGACATAACTGATAATACAGGTGGACGCAGCTTACCGCTCGGAGCGAGAACCTATAGAATTTATGTGGAGTTAGAACCGGGAAGCAAAGTGCGTAAGGTTTATGGAGATTCATTGCATCCGCTTTCGATCATGAGTGACTCCGTTTTCTACAATAACAATGATCGTCCATCCAATGAATTTGGTTATGAAATACAGGCCTCCTGGTACGAAGATAATCCTACCCTTGCATTGGATAGCTGGTTGACGTTGGGACTTGCTTCTAAAACGCATAAAGGAATTTTGAAGTCAAAAGATAATGATGGTGATATTGTTGCCGGCAGCAATAATTTGGGTGGAACAGCATCCATCCCCGGTGGACTATTGGTGAATACTGACCCTTTGATGGGTTTGCCGCTTACCACTGCCGATGGTCTAGTGCCGAACACCATTTTGAAAGGAACCTGGATAGATGTCGGCTTTAAGGATGGATTTGGTAATGATACTACCATCTTCGGTGCGGACAGTATTGGAAATGTATTCAAATGTTACGGTTGTGCATTGCAGCAAACGTTGGGTGTGGAAGGGCCAGGTCAGGATAGCTCCAGAGTCTTAGTAGCTCAACTGACCACTACCGGTGAACTTAAATTTGAATTGAATTTAACACTTGAACAAACCGATATCAACGGAAATACGGTGCTGGTAGATTATGTTGCCACTGACGATACCCTTCGGCCCGGTGAAGTTGTGAGTCCTTTTCTTTCGTACCCTCTGGCATGTGGATGTAATGATCCCATGTATTTGGAGTATAGTGGTTCATATACTTGTCTGGAAGAAGATTCTTGTAAAACGCTGATCGTTTTTGGATGTATGGATACAATGGCCTGTAACTATAATCCGAACGCTAATTTTAATATTAGTACACTTTGTTGTTACCCCGGTTACTGCAATGATCTTGATATTTCGTTGGTATGTCCAACATTAAATCTGGGCCGATTTGCATCATCTAACGTTTTGGTCTATCCGAATCCAAGCATTGGACCACTTACCGTTGAATTGTATGCGGATAAAAAGCAGCAAGCAACCCTTGAAGTGTATAATGCCATGGGCGAATTAGTTTATGCAGATCGTATTGCTTTAAGTGATAAAGTTACCCTCTCCGATCATGACATAACCTTTTTGCAGGATGGCGTATATCTGGTAAGAGTAACCGGAGATCAATTGAACCGGAGTATCCGTATTGTAAAGAGAAATAATAATTAA
- a CDS encoding flippase has translation MKIPNTRKDTNFLLKKSGIALTVKVGGIITQYLFVFTVARLLGPGVLGSFTLSFTVLQLLSILGLLGLDNLLTRKVAAAKAGNRPDEIKKAFQTALKITTFSSLLLSALLYFTSDLIAVQLFGKPQLAQHLRMMCFALAPFVIINIHASAFRGMKNMIGFTLFRAIIPLLNVLFILISWYASLSISPAMGYLFSSLIVLIFYVIAWRRFSADPTDTLLPESSGSWKEMVNESLPMMITGSIFFILNWIDNLVIGIYRTEAEVGIYDTAFKIAAISAVVLMAMNAIQGPTFAEFHSQNDLSKLRRSIYTSTRLLFYATLPFTLIIIVFPELILSLFGDEFISAGTALIILTIGNFFSTITGSVGILLQMTGHQRQYNIIILITAITSITMNILLVPEFGITGAAISSATAKIIQNFGGAYYVYKKFGFLSIYLPGIPRPKDIPTINQ, from the coding sequence ATGAAAATACCGAATACGCGAAAAGACACGAATTTTCTCCTTAAAAAAAGCGGTATCGCTCTCACGGTAAAAGTGGGAGGGATCATCACGCAATACCTATTTGTTTTTACTGTTGCACGCTTACTCGGCCCGGGAGTATTGGGAAGTTTTACCTTGTCTTTCACTGTTTTACAATTACTTTCCATACTTGGATTACTTGGTCTTGACAATCTTCTCACACGGAAGGTAGCAGCCGCTAAAGCCGGAAATCGACCCGACGAGATAAAAAAAGCATTCCAGACCGCTTTAAAAATTACAACTTTCAGTTCCCTCCTCTTATCTGCACTCCTGTACTTTACATCGGACCTTATCGCGGTTCAACTCTTTGGAAAACCACAGCTGGCTCAACATTTAAGGATGATGTGCTTTGCCCTGGCCCCTTTTGTGATCATCAATATTCATGCTTCTGCATTCCGGGGAATGAAAAACATGATAGGATTTACCTTGTTTCGGGCAATTATCCCTCTTCTAAATGTTCTCTTTATCCTTATTAGTTGGTATGCTTCCTTGTCGATAAGTCCTGCGATGGGTTACTTATTTTCCTCTTTAATTGTCCTGATTTTTTATGTGATAGCATGGAGACGATTCAGCGCCGACCCCACAGACACCCTCTTACCGGAAAGTAGCGGTTCATGGAAAGAAATGGTAAACGAATCATTGCCGATGATGATTACCGGTTCTATTTTTTTTATTCTGAATTGGATAGACAATTTGGTTATAGGAATCTACCGAACCGAGGCTGAAGTTGGAATTTATGATACGGCGTTTAAAATTGCAGCCATTTCAGCGGTCGTTTTGATGGCCATGAATGCCATTCAGGGCCCCACCTTTGCAGAATTCCATAGTCAAAATGATCTCTCCAAACTTCGGCGCTCCATCTACACTTCTACCCGATTGCTCTTTTATGCCACATTGCCTTTTACTTTAATTATTATCGTCTTTCCCGAACTGATTTTATCGCTCTTTGGGGATGAATTCATCTCTGCCGGTACAGCATTAATCATCCTCACCATTGGTAATTTCTTTAGTACAATCACCGGTTCCGTAGGCATTTTACTCCAAATGACCGGACATCAGCGGCAATACAACATCATCATTCTGATCACTGCCATCACCAGTATTACTATGAACATCTTGCTGGTACCTGAATTTGGAATTACGGGAGCGGCCATCTCCTCTGCAACAGCCAAAATAATTCAGAACTTTGGAGGTGCTTATTACGTATACAAAAAGTTCGGATTCCTCTCCATCTATCTGCCCGGAATTCCCCGGCCTAAGGATATACCCACAATTAACCAATAA
- a CDS encoding fibrobacter succinogenes major paralogous domain-containing protein, translating to MNNSIQFFRNNSSLRFLLFFLLYFVLGFSACKDDDETTPVLETGTMIDVDGNIYKTVLIGGKWWMAENLRVKHYRDGQAVNELVEDTTWSQGAAGYSVHPDATTAMGYLYNWEAVSNTAGLAPDGWHIATDEDWKQLESAIGMESSEIVKTGWRGSIEGDALKAEGTDNWNRFDPVWATNSSGFTALSGSCRLYNGKYGYPGRFYTGFWWTASENSADNNKAWYRYLDYKTSEVFRQYVEKKYGMSVRCVKD from the coding sequence ATGAATAATTCAATTCAATTCTTCCGAAACAATTCATCATTGCGATTTCTGTTGTTTTTCCTCCTCTACTTTGTATTAGGATTTAGTGCTTGTAAGGACGATGACGAAACCACGCCCGTGCTGGAAACAGGAACCATGATCGATGTAGATGGGAATATTTACAAAACAGTGTTGATTGGTGGTAAGTGGTGGATGGCCGAGAATTTGAGAGTAAAACATTATCGTGACGGTCAGGCTGTGAATGAATTAGTAGAAGATACCACCTGGAGTCAGGGTGCTGCCGGTTATTCTGTTCATCCGGATGCTACCACAGCGATGGGATACCTTTACAATTGGGAAGCCGTTTCCAATACAGCCGGTCTTGCTCCTGATGGATGGCATATTGCTACAGATGAGGACTGGAAGCAACTGGAAAGTGCTATTGGTATGGAATCATCAGAAATTGTAAAGACAGGATGGAGAGGTTCCATTGAAGGCGATGCTTTAAAAGCAGAAGGAACGGATAACTGGAACAGATTTGATCCCGTATGGGCAACGAACAGCAGTGGTTTTACTGCCTTATCAGGGTCCTGTCGTCTCTACAACGGGAAGTACGGATATCCCGGTCGCTTCTATACCGGTTTTTGGTGGACCGCTTCAGAAAATAGTGCTGATAATAATAAAGCATGGTATCGCTATCTCGACTATAAAACATCAGAAGTATTCAGACAGTATGTGGAGAAAAAGTATGGAATGAGTGTGCGTTGCGTTAAAGATTAA